In Streptosporangiales bacterium, the genomic stretch ATCCGGGTGGGGTCGGTGAGCACGGCCCAGACGGCCTCGGGTGGGGCCGGTAGCAGCTCCTCGATCGTTCCCTGCTGCCGCAGTCTCATCGGCGGCGTCCTTCCCTCGCCTCGGCCGACAGCGGTGGCAGCGCGGCCGCCGGCGTGTCGTCCCAGAGCGCCTTGGCCCTCCGCGCGTACCGGCCACCCAGGAGGTGCAGCAGGATGAACCGTGGCAGGGCCGGGAGTTCGGTCACCATCCGCTGTCGGTCGGCCGGCGTGGCGTGGTCGATGACCCAGTGCCCTTCCAGAGCCAGATCCGACAACGGCTTGCCCTTGAGGAATGCGCGGTGCCCGAGCTTCTTCCATTCGCTGCGGGACAGTACCTGCGCGACCACCGGCATCATTTCTCGTTCCTCCCGCGCGAGGTGCGGCAGGACCGCATCTTCCAGCCTGGCCAGGCACGCCAGCACCTCCGAGGCTCCGATGGTGCCGGCGACCAGGGACGCCGCGACCTGCTCGATCTCCCGGATCGGCTCGGCGATCCGTCGATGGTCGGTGTCCATCTCATCCAGCAGCGGTCCCGCGGACGGTTCACGACGCCTGATCTCGGGCCAGACGTGCTCGTCCTCGCCGGTGTGGTGTCGATGCAGGGTGTGCATCAGCCAGAGGAGATGCTCACCGATCGCGCGCCGGCGACGATCGGTGAGGGTGGTCGCCGCGTCGGACAGCACGATCCGGGTCCGCTCCAGGTCGCGGC encodes the following:
- a CDS encoding hemerythrin domain-containing protein is translated as MSREPAGREFAGRESAGRGAEGPADIQDMRIVHSALRRDLERTRIVLSDAATTLTDRRRRAIGEHLLWLMHTLHRHHTGEDEHVWPEIRRREPSAGPLLDEMDTDHRRIAEPIREIEQVAASLVAGTIGASEVLACLARLEDAVLPHLAREEREMMPVVAQVLSRSEWKKLGHRAFLKGKPLSDLALEGHWVIDHATPADRQRMVTELPALPRFILLHLLGGRYARRAKALWDDTPAAALPPLSAEAREGRRR